TTCTCACTCCGGCCACCAGGGTCTCTGAAGCATGCCAGCAGTCTTGCTGCCAGTACCTTACCAACGATTCTTATTCTGCCTTTTATTGCCCACTGCTGAAAACTGTATAAATATAAGCTTCTGTATGGATGGGACTCCTAGCCCACTGCCTCAGATCAGCTTCCCCTTTCTTATCATCCCAGAAAGGCAAAGAGTGACCATGGTGACAAGACAGTTCCACAACCACTTGGAACAACCATAAGTAGCACACTCACCCTTACTTTCTCACCAACAACTCACTGCTGTTCCATCACAGTGCAAATATGGACAGGGAAAAGGGTTTCTGTCACTGCTACACTGAAGCTGATGCAGCTCTGTGGCTCTGAAGCTAATAGTAGGGTGGATTTGAGCAGAATGGCACATGGGTGGCTGAGAAATTACTCTTGGGAAGGCAGACTTTGATTAACAGTCAATTAGCTCTCAAAACCCACCAACTCCAAAATTATGGTATCCTTAAAATACTAGACTGTGAAAAGATGTGGTTCCTTTCTAATGATCCACACAGTTCTTTGATATGAAATGGGAGACATAAgagccaggctgagggagatgatGTGAATGCTACCATTTTAGTTATCTTATTCTCACTCTGGTGTTAAAAAATCTGCAGTCTTACCCAGCAATCTTATCCTTCTATGTAaatctttttaaacaaaatgccTTATTCAAAGCTTACTATTGTCAACCGATATCAAATCAGTACAGCAATTCGTGATCAGTGTATCTTGATCTAATTACTTTCTGGAAAGAATCGAAATAGATCTAAAGAAATTTCAGATAATGGAACAGGCAaaacaagaaagggaaaggaggagcataaacaaaagataaaagaagaaCAAGGAATGAAGGATAAGGTTCTGAGATACAAAAAATAGGATCAAGTGATAGCGAAATTGTGGTGGTACGAGGAGAAGCATAAACAAAGGAAGATAGTTAAAAATTAAGCTGTTAGTATGTACACGTATTGTATATAATAGCATCAGTATTTTGTTCAAACTGAGCCATGCTCACTGAGGCCacatgtgttttgtttttacttctattttttaaataaggagCATATCAATTACAGGGCTCTAACTTCCTCCATGTCCTATCCCAACATTCCTCAGCATTATCTCATGGatcaagaaataaatgcataaatatatattaaaaaaaacaaacaaacaaacttagAGACCACAACATTTATTAATTAAAggtcttttctttaaaaaaaaaataaaataaaaacccttCCTCTCTAAGTTCATAGAATCTGTTGGTACTGAAATTAGAAGAGATGTGCGAGTATAAGCAGCGCCAAAATTCAAAGGCTGCTGAATGAAGATCCACACCTTCATAAATGGAAACGAGTCATTACAATTTGCACCTCTTTTGCAAATGTATCCCCTGACAAATAGCTCATAGCAAGTAAATTAATCCACAATAAAAATCTGATATCAAAGGCACTCTACAAATTGTAATGAGGCAATTCTCAAGTCATAAAGAGTGGCCTACGTCTCCCACATTAATACCTAATACTAACATACAACAACAAATTTGGAATCATTCCTCTTTGTGAAAAAGCTCACCTGCACAGTACCAAGAGCCAAGCACCCAACAGACGCTCAGCAGGGCAGTTCTGACCTCTGCCAGAGGATGCAGCCACTTCATGCCACTGTTCCAGCTGCCACCACTGAACAAACTACACACGAGTTTCAGAGGAAGGCCTTTCAGATACATGAGAGTTGTCATCAACTTGAATCAGAAGCCAACAATATTGCCAGGCCTAATAAAAAACTTCATtcgtggctttttttttgtcattttctttacATATCTGCTACTGTCTTTGTTATAGTGTTGGCTTATTGTCTACTACTTAAAATTTATCAGTATGCAGCAGCCAAGAGATTTCTTTAAACCACCACATACGGGGAGAGCATGAACATACTTGTGGCAGAGAGAGTTTTAATTACTCCTATGCTGGCAAAACTTACAAACATCAATAACAAGTGGGAAATTTTTGAGACAGTTATTAGTGAAATTGACTGCATCCATTAATAAGAGAATTCAGAATGAGCATCTGAGAAATTAAGAGAGTAATAGATTTACTTATTGATTGAcaacatgtgaaaaaaatatatattccagAAAAGAATCATTTAAACTATAATAACAATGTATGGTATTtagacaattttcttttcaaaaaggtCTATTTACTAAGTTCCAAATACGAGTAAGAGTTGCATCACATTACAGGAGTGGAATCACTGCTGAATATCAGTGAAGGGTAATGGCATAGATAAAAGTTTTCCAAAAGAGAAAGCACCAGAACTAGCAGCAAGGTGGGGTTGGTCAGCCCTTCATTTGAATGTAAATGTAATTATGAGGCTGGCAGTTTGGCTGACGTCAGACAAGATCTTGGTAAACCATTACCACCAGCACCTGGTAACACAGTTGATAATAAAAGAGGATGAAGTAGAAGATTCCAAGCAGTTTGGCACTATTAGCAAAAatcaagattatttttaagcagcaaaagaaaatacagaagagcaAGATGTTGTGACAACACATTTACACTCCGCAAGCATGTACGTGAGCTCTCTCCTGGATAAAGAGACCAGCATGTATCCAGGACCCGCAAGGTGCAGCAACAACAACCTGCCAGTGCAGAACTTTGTGCCCGCTCCCCCCTACTCAGACTACATGGGGTACCACCACGTGCCAGCTCCAGACGGCCACGGACAGCCCGCGGGAGCCTGGGGACCCCACTACGGCCCCCAGAGGGAGGACTGGAACTCTTACGGCCCGTGCCCGGGGCCCTCCGGCACGGCTGCTGCCGCGCAGCTCAGCGCCTCGTCTCCTGGGCAGGGCTCCTACAGCCCAGCTGAGTACAGCTCCCTGCATCCCGCCGCAGCCGGGGGGTTACCTCCTGCAGGTACCGgtggcacacagcagggctccCCCACCAGCCAAAGGCACAGCTCTTACGAATGGATGAGGAAAACGGTGCAAGCTAACACTACTGGTAAGCGCATACTAAACTTTCCACCTCAAAAAGAACTTCTCTGCTATCACTGATCTTAGAAATAATTAACTTTACTTAAAGCACATATGTTGGTGGATCATCCATGACATTTATTTAACCTACTACTGCTTAATGCAGTTTTAACTAAATTTGCACTAGTTTCACTTTCACCCCATAAAGGTTTTATATGATTACAGTAGAATGGCTGTTGTGTTTACACATGGCTACATCTAACTCATGCCTGAGTATCTTTGTTCTAACAAATACAAAGCATTATAGATGAAAACTGACACctgaaaacattgcttttaGCAGTTATGTGCAAAACCACCGCATGATCATTTTGTGCCACAAGGTAAAGATCAATATACCAAGCTGGCTGATCTTAAACCTTTGCAGACTTTTgaaactttaaaagaaaattatgtgATAATGCAATTTTCATCTGTTGATCCTGTGATATTTATCAGATGAGAAGAAATAATCCCTAGACAAGTAATCTGACTCAAATACTCAGCGCAGTCTATTTTGTTTGCACACCACGTTATCTGTACCAAAGCTTTTGCTTCATTCACTTTCAAATCAAAATCCTGCAGCTTGTTACTATTAGACAACTAAATACATTCTCTTCCAAGCGTCATTCCTTGATGTGCCCGTTTCAGTCACAGGCCACGTGCCAGAGGAACTTTTCTGTGTATATTCCCAAGGTGTAAACAGTGTGTAGCAAGGTTTGTTAAATCCATTGTTAAGGTTAAAAGTTGTAAGTGCGTGTCAGAGAGCATCAAAGAAAACACTCTAAGGAAGTAACTGCAATGACAATTGGAGCAGCTCTAGAAGACAGAAAATCAGCAGTGCCACTTGAGAAACAATCTTTCCACTCAAGAGTAAAATTAGTCTAATAATTGTTTCTCAGTTATAAAGTAGATATGTGCTGTTTCCTCCTTGCTACCAAGTATAAAATGCCTAGAGGACATTAAGGTATCGCAATCTGTAATTTCCACTGGAAGCCTTCACGaaggtgctcaaagccaggcAGATTTCAAGTCTATCCCCCCCAACTACGTATCCTCATGTAAATCCGCAGTAACTTCATTAACATTATTGGAGTTTTCCAGGTGTAAAAGTGATGCAAGAGCTAAGGTAGACCAGAAGCAATTGAGACAGTTGTAACACCAACAAGCCAATCCCTTCTGCCGTGTCACTAAAGTTTAAACATGCTAgggttttttaaaattaaaacacacaaaatctAAACCTTAGCTTTACACCTAATGCACGGACAAGGAAGACACTGCAAAGTTTCACCCATGCTCAATTTCATGAAATGCATACAAAACTCAGGAAAGCTGTTACGTGTTTCAATCCATCTCTAGTCTGAAAAGCACAGTTTACACCCATGCTGACATACTTCATGAACAACACTGGACAGGTGAACTGGGGGCTGTGCATAGAGAAATGTCCTGAGGCTTTACAGTCCGGGAGCCCAATCCTTTGAAGTGTTACAAACAGCTCAAGACTTCACTGAATTTGACTGAAGACGGCAAACCTGCTTAATGCAAAGGGTTTGGGAAAGTAAAACATAAACGTGGCTATTTTGCAAAACAAGGAACGTACCAAATTACATTTGGCtcttcagcagtgcttttaTTACAATGTTAAAGtataaaaagtggaaaaatttgGCACCAGAAATTTCATGAAATTAAATTCCAATgtaattgcaaaaataaaattatgcaaGTAACTACATATTAACTTGTCAACCCCTCCTCTAGAACATAAAACCTTGATGCCACTAACCACTCTTTGAAGCAGACTTGCTCTCGACTGGCTCCTCCCCTTCAATCTTACTGCTGACCAATATTGctctttttctaaaatttcaGGATTATTTAGCCCTGAGTTTTACAAATCTTTATGTACATACCTATATCCTCAGCATCACTTACAGTGCACAGTCACACAAATTTATGTGAGCAGCATGGAACAAAGAAATCCAAGCACACCTAATTAAATGAGGGAGCCTGCTAAAATACTAACGCTGGGAACTATTGCAAGAAACAGAGTGTTAATTGGATTCTCTCCCTCTATTTACTCTGACTCAATGTATTTGgcattttatacaaaaaaaatcaggaaggcTGAAGCAAAAAGTTATCCGAGCAAGATAATCCTTAGGGTACAGCAGCACCACAAAGACAGCAGTGCTACGTGCTTACAACAGTTCAAATCTGGTTTGAAATTTTACCGTTAATGTATCTAAGTAGAAAACCGTAACTGCATgttcagaagaaacatttttcttaaacataCAGACATTGCAAATGCATTTATCAACAAGAaagagaaagtttaaaaaacaaacattcaaagCAGACGTGGTAAAGGTATCTTCACATACAGGCTccaaaactgagaaaaagcaCACTTTCCGTGTGTCCTAACAACTGCAATTATGCAAGACTAAAACTTCGGACTAAATCATATCTAAACCCTGTAAGCTCATGTGTAAAACGTGCAATTCCATGAGAACAAATCTTCAAGGCATGAAACTTACTAAAGAGACCATATCTAAACAAAGGTCAAGAACTTTAAATCTTTACATTTATACGAAATTTCAGCTGGGAATAATTCTCAGAAAAAGAACGACTTCAAGGGAACCACGGAAAAGGACaggagttgtttttgttttttttttttgtattttgcaagGCCAGCTTCAGGTtgctcagtgttttctgtt
The Lagopus muta isolate bLagMut1 chromosome 13, bLagMut1 primary, whole genome shotgun sequence genome window above contains:
- the CDX4 gene encoding homeobox protein CDX-4, with translation MYVSSLLDKETSMYPGPARCSNNNLPVQNFVPAPPYSDYMGYHHVPAPDGHGQPAGAWGPHYGPQREDWNSYGPCPGPSGTAAAAQLSASSPGQGSYSPAEYSSLHPAAAGGLPPAGTGGTQQGSPTSQRHSSYEWMRKTVQANTTGKTRTKEKYRVVYTDHQRLELEKEFHCNRYITIRRKSELAANLGLSERQVKIWFQNRRAKERKIIKKKISQFDGSGGSAQSDSSSLSPNEITSSLFPPPHGINVLQSTDIHQVIVSE